GAACATGTCCTTCTCGTCCTGGGAGACGAACCCGTAGAGGCACAGGCTGTCGTCGGACATATGGGTGTGGATGAAGAGCTCGACCGTGCCCCCGACCTCGCCCAGCCGGACATAGGACGACACGGGGATGGCGGCGGCGTAGCCGACGCCGCCCGTCTCGACGACGACGCGCCCGGGCGTCTTCTGGATGAGGGTTCCCCGGAGATAGGCGATCATGGCTCGTCCTCGCCTCCGATCTTGGCCTGGTACTGGCGGGCATTGAGGTGGCAGATGGCCGCGGCCAGGGCGTCCGAGGCGTCGAGCGGGATGGCGTCGTCGTCGATCCCGAGAAGCGAGCGGACCATCGTCAGGACCTGCTCCTTGTCGGCCTGGCCGTAGCCCGTGACCGCCTTCTTGATCTCGAGCGGGGAGTACTCGGCGAGCCCGCAGCCCGTTGCGGCCACGGCCACCAGCACCGCGCCGCGGACCTGGCCGAGGATCAGGGCCGTCTTCTGGTTTTGGGCGTAAAAGACGTTCTCGATGGACACGTCGCCCGGCCCGTAGGTCCGGATGAGGCTCTCAAGCTCGGACTTGATCTCGGCCAGCTTCAGATGAAGCGGAAGCCTAGCCGCGGGCTTGATGATGCCGTAGGCGACGGGGGTGAGGGCGCCGTTCGCCTCCTCGACGATCCCGAACCCCGTGGACTTGAGGCTGGGATCGATCCCGAGGACCCGCATGGCTTGCGCCCGGGCGTCACCCGGCCTGCGAGAAGCTGGCGATCTCCTCTTCGGAGATGTCGAAGTTGGAGGAGACGGACTGGACGTCGTCGTGGTCCTCGAGCTCCTCGACCAGCCGCAGCACCTGCTGGGCTTCCTTGCCCTCGACCTTGACGTAGTTCTGGGGCAGGAACCCGACCTCGGAGGCGGCGACCTCGATCTCGGCCTTCTTGACGGCCTCTAGGACGGCGTCGTACTTTTCGGGCGAGGTGATGACCTCGAAGAGGGAACCCTCGTCCTTGAGGTCGTCGGCCCCGGCCGACAGGGCGACGTCCATCAGGATGTCCTCGGACGCCTTGGCCTTCTCGACGTCGATGTAGCCCATGCGCTTGAACATCCAGGCGACCGAGCCTTTCTCGCTCAGCGTGCCGGCGTTCTTCTGGAAGATATGGCGGATCTCGGAAACCGTGCGGTTCTTGTTGTCGGTGACGGCCTGGAGGAAGATGGCCACGCCGCCGGGGCCGTAGCCTTCGTAGGCGACTTCTTCGTAGGCCGCGCCTTCGAGCTGGCCCGTGCCCTTCATGATGGCCCGCTTGACGTTGTCGGCCGGCATGTTGGCGCTCTTGGCGTCGGCGATGGCCTTGCGCAGGGCGGCGTTCTTGTCGGGATCGCCGCCGCCGGCCCGGGCGGCCATGCTGATCTCGCGGATCAGGCGGGTGAAGATCTTGCCGCGCTTGGCATCGGTCGCGGCCTTCTTATGTTTGATAGACGCCCACTTGGAATGTCCGGACATGGCTATCTCCTTGTCTTTCCGAGCCCCAAAAGAATAGCACAAAGAGTATCTTCGCGCAACCCCGGCGGAAAGACTACAATAATACTAGGGAATATGGTAGGATGGTGACAGCGCTATAATTCGGGACGCAGGAAGAAGGTTCCCATCCGGCCGCCGGCGGCCGACGATCCGGTCCCGGGGAGGAGTGCGGCTTATGAACGACAGGGGAGGTTCCGGGGCGGGGAAGAGAGCGGCCGCGGGGTCCGAGACCCGCTTCGACTTCTCCGTGACGGGCATGGACTGCGCCAGCTGCGCCGCCAACGTCGAGCGGGCGCTCAGGAAGGTGCCGGGGGTCCGCGAGGCGGCCGTAAATCTCGCTGCCGGGCGGGCGACCGTGCTCTATGACCCGGGGAAAGCGGGCCCGCGGGACCTGGCCAAGGCCGTCCGGGACGCCGGCTACGGCGTCGCCGCGTCGGAGGAAGCCGCCAGGGAGACCGCCGACCAGGATTACCGCTCTCTGCGGACGTCGGTCATCTGGGGCGGCCTGCTGGCCCTGGTCATCATCCTGGGAAGCATGCCCCATTGGTTCCCCTGGCTGCCGGCTTTCCTCCGGAATTTCTATGTCCTCTGGGCGCTGGCGACGCCGGTCCAGTTCGTCCTGGGCCTGCGCTTCTACAAGTCCGCCTGGAGCGCCCTCAGGCGCGGCACGGCGAACATGAACACCCTGGTGGCCGTCGGCACGTCGGCGGCCTATCTTTTCAGCGTCGCGGCCACCGTCCTGCCGGGGTTCTTCCGCGGAGCCGGGGTCGAGCCGCAGGTCTATTTCGATACCTCGGCCGTCATCATCGTCCTCGTCCTATTCGGGCGCGCGCTCGAGGCCCGGGCCAAGGGCAAGACCTCGGGCGCCATCCGGCGGCTCATGGGCCTGCGGCCGCGGACGGCGCACGTCCTGGGACCGGAAGGCGAGCGCGAAACGGCCATCGAGGAGGTCCGCGCCGGCGACGTCCTCGTCGTCCGGCCGGGCGAGAGGATCCCGGTCGACGGCGTCATCCTCGAAGGGCGGACGTCGGTCGACGAGTCCATGATCACCGGCGAGAGCCTGCCCGTCGACAAGGGGCCGGGCCAGGAGATCATCGGGGCGACGATGAACAAGTGGGGAAGCTTCCGCTTCCGGGCCGTCCGCGTCGGCGAGGACACGGCCCTGGCCCGGATCATCCGCCTGGTCGAGGAGGCGCAGGGCACCAAGGCCCCCATCCAGCGCCTGGCCGACGTCATCTCGGCCTGGTTCGTGCCTGTCGTCATAGGCATCGCCGTCCTGACCTTCGCCGCCTGGGCCCTCGCCGGCCCGCCGCCGCGCCTGGTCTTCGCCCTGCTCAACTTCGTGGCCGTGCTGATCATCGCCTGCCCCTGCGCCATGGGCCTGGCCACGCCGACGGCCATCATGGTCGCGACCGGCCGGGGCGCCGAGCGCGGCATCCTCATCCGGAGCGGGGAGAGCCTGGAGACCGTGCACAAGGTCGACACGTTCGTCTTCGACAAGACGGGGACGCTGACCAACGGCCGGCCGGAAACGACCGACATCGTGCCGGCGGCGGGGGTCGAGCCCCGGACCCTTCTGGCGCTGGCCGCTTCGGTCGAGAACGGCTCCGAGCATCCGCTCGGGCAGGCCGTCGTCCGCCGGGCCCGGGCCGATGGCGTTCCCGTCGACGCGGCGCAGGACTTCCGGGCCCTCGAAGGCATGGGGGTCGAAGGCGCGGCGAACGGCCGCCGCGTCCTGGTCGGCAGCCGGAAGCTCGTGGCGGAGGCCGGGATCGACCTCGCGGCGCTGGCCGGCCCGGCCGAGAAGCTGGCCGGGGCCGGCAAGACCGTGGCCTATGTCGCCGTGGACGGGCGACCCGCCGGCCTGCTGGGCCTGGCCGACACGCTCAAGCCGGGCGCCCGCGAGACCGTCGACGCCCTCCGGCGCTCGGGCCGGCGCGTGGTCATGCTGACGGGCGACAACGCCCTGACCGCCCGGGCCCTGGCCGCCGAGGCCGGCATCGACGAGGTCCGGGCCGAGGTCCTGCCGGGCGACAAGGCCGAAGTCGTCCGCGCTCTCCAGGCGGAGGGACGGCGCGTGGCCATGGTCGGCGATGGCATCAACGACGCCCCCGCCCTGGTGCAGGCCGACGTCGGGCTGGCCCTCGGAACGGGCACCGACGTGGCCATGGCCTCGGCCGATATCACCCTGATGTCGGGGGACCTGGGAACGGTCGTCTCGGCCGTCGAGCTCAGCCGGCGGACCATCCGGACCATCCGGCAGAACCTGTTCTGGGCGTTCGCTTACAACGTGATCGGGATCCCGGTTGCCGCGGGCGCGCTCTATCCGTTCCTGAAGGTCCTGCTCAACCCCATGATCGCCTCGGCGGCCATGGCCCTGAGCTCGGTCTCGGTGGTGAGCAATTCCCTCCGGCTCCGGCGGGCGAAGATATAGATTCCCTCGCCGTCTCTAGAAGGAAGATCCTTAGAAGACGAAGCGGATGGCCAGGCCGGCCCGGAAGAAGGACGGGTTGACGCGCAGGCTGCCCAGGCCGATCGCCGCCTCGATCTCGTCGAGTGGCACGGTGATGACGTCGTCCGGGACGATGTGCAGCGGCAGGTCCTTCCTGGCGGAGCCGTAGTAGCGCAGGTCGAAAGCCAGGATGACGTGGCGGAAGGCCTCGTAGGCCGCCTCGACGCCGGCGTTCACGCCGTATTTCGTCTCCGGGCCGAAGTCCGCGACCATGTGGAAGGTGTCGGCGGACAGCTCATACTGGTCCCCGACGAGCGCGAGACTGCCGTAGGTGTAGTCGATGTAGCCGGCCTTGCCCTCGAAGTGGAAAACGCTCGGCCCGGCCGAGAGGCTGAGCGACAGGGTGTCGGTGAGCCGGAAGCGGGCCAGGGCGTTGAGGCTGAAGGTCGTCACGGTCAGGTTCCCGTTCGGGGAAGGCCCGTCGACGGT
This genomic window from Acidobacteriota bacterium contains:
- the ruvC gene encoding crossover junction endodeoxyribonuclease RuvC, which encodes MRVLGIDPSLKSTGFGIVEEANGALTPVAYGIIKPAARLPLHLKLAEIKSELESLIRTYGPGDVSIENVFYAQNQKTALILGQVRGAVLVAVAATGCGLAEYSPLEIKKAVTGYGQADKEQVLTMVRSLLGIDDDAIPLDASDALAAAICHLNARQYQAKIGGEDEP
- a CDS encoding YebC/PmpR family DNA-binding transcriptional regulator gives rise to the protein MSGHSKWASIKHKKAATDAKRGKIFTRLIREISMAARAGGGDPDKNAALRKAIADAKSANMPADNVKRAIMKGTGQLEGAAYEEVAYEGYGPGGVAIFLQAVTDNKNRTVSEIRHIFQKNAGTLSEKGSVAWMFKRMGYIDVEKAKASEDILMDVALSAGADDLKDEGSLFEVITSPEKYDAVLEAVKKAEIEVAASEVGFLPQNYVKVEGKEAQQVLRLVEELEDHDDVQSVSSNFDISEEEIASFSQAG
- a CDS encoding heavy metal translocating P-type ATPase, which gives rise to MNDRGGSGAGKRAAAGSETRFDFSVTGMDCASCAANVERALRKVPGVREAAVNLAAGRATVLYDPGKAGPRDLAKAVRDAGYGVAASEEAARETADQDYRSLRTSVIWGGLLALVIILGSMPHWFPWLPAFLRNFYVLWALATPVQFVLGLRFYKSAWSALRRGTANMNTLVAVGTSAAYLFSVAATVLPGFFRGAGVEPQVYFDTSAVIIVLVLFGRALEARAKGKTSGAIRRLMGLRPRTAHVLGPEGERETAIEEVRAGDVLVVRPGERIPVDGVILEGRTSVDESMITGESLPVDKGPGQEIIGATMNKWGSFRFRAVRVGEDTALARIIRLVEEAQGTKAPIQRLADVISAWFVPVVIGIAVLTFAAWALAGPPPRLVFALLNFVAVLIIACPCAMGLATPTAIMVATGRGAERGILIRSGESLETVHKVDTFVFDKTGTLTNGRPETTDIVPAAGVEPRTLLALAASVENGSEHPLGQAVVRRARADGVPVDAAQDFRALEGMGVEGAANGRRVLVGSRKLVAEAGIDLAALAGPAEKLAGAGKTVAYVAVDGRPAGLLGLADTLKPGARETVDALRRSGRRVVMLTGDNALTARALAAEAGIDEVRAEVLPGDKAEVVRALQAEGRRVAMVGDGINDAPALVQADVGLALGTGTDVAMASADITLMSGDLGTVVSAVELSRRTIRTIRQNLFWAFAYNVIGIPVAAGALYPFLKVLLNPMIASAAMALSSVSVVSNSLRLRRAKI